A part of Fusarium graminearum PH-1 chromosome 3, whole genome shotgun sequence genomic DNA contains:
- a CDS encoding trypsin precursor, with protein MVKITSLVALAAPLVAAAPNPQNSPQIVGGTSASAGEFPFIVSITNNGGPWCGGTLLNANTVMTASHCVQGRSASAFAIRVGSNSRTSGGVTSRVSSIRMHPSFSGSTLNNDVALLKLSTSIPAGGSIAYGRLATSGSDPAAGSSLTVAGWGDTSEGGGVSPVNLLKVTVPVVSRATCRSQYGTSAITDNMFCAGVTGGGKDACQGDSGGPIVDSSKTVVGIVSWGDGCARPNAAGVYARVGTLRSWIDSNA; from the exons ATGGTCAAGATCACTTCCCTCGTTGCCCTCGCGGCCCCTctggttgctgctgctcccaACCCTCAGAACAGCCCCCAGATCGTTGGCGGAACTTCTGCCAGCGCTGGTGAATTCCCCTTCATCgtcagcatcaccaacaacggtGGTCCCTGGTGCGGTGGTACtctcctcaacgccaacactGTCATGACCGCCTCCCACTGTGTCCAGGGCCGATCTGCCAGTGCTTTCGCCATCCGTGTCGGATCCAAC TCTCGCACCTCTGGCGGTGTCACTTCTCGTGTCTCTAGCATCAGAATGCACCCTAGCTTCAGCGGCTCTACCCTCAACAACGATGTTGCTCTCCTGAAGCTTTCCACTTCCATCCCTGCCGGTGGCTCCATTGCCTACGGTCGCCTTGCCACCTCTGGCTCTGACCCCGCTGCTGGATCTTCTCTTACCGTTGCTGGCTG GGGAGACACCTCTGAGGGTGGTGGCGTCAGCCCCGTCAACCTGCTCAAGGTTACCGTTCCTGTTGTCTCTCGTGCTACCTGCCGATCCCAATACGGCACCTCTGCCATCACCGACAACATGTTCTGTGCTGGTGTCACCGGAGGTGGTAAGGATGCTTGCCAGGGTGACAGTGGTGGTCCCATTGTCGACTCTTCCAAGACCGTTGTCGGTATCGTCTCTTGGGGTGACGGATGCGCCCGACCCAACGCCGCTGGTGTCTATGCTCGCGTCGGTACCCTCCGATCTTGGATCGACAGCAACGCCTAA
- a CDS encoding pectate lyase precursor → MRLLNLVFFSGIVTAAPGTTLHARAAANDPCNIGYCTQNGGTTGGGSATQVTVKTLGELTTAANAAGPAVIFVQGSISGAAKVQVGSDKTIIGKTGSSLTGIGLTINGKKNVIIRNMKISKVEATYGDAITIQKSTNVWVDHCDLSAVRGDDKDFYDGLVDLSHAADWVTISHTYLHDHSKGSLVGHSDKNAAEDVGTLHVTYANNHFNNVRSRGPLLRFGTAHIFNGYYDTMDTGLNSRMNAQALIQSSVFTNVGKKAIFSESSSEVGYVVAEDVVLNGESQNTAPKGTLSASKIPYKFTLLGSGKVASTVPGQAGQKLSF, encoded by the exons ATGAGACTGCTTAACCTTGTTTTCTTCTCCGGTATTGTTACCGCAGCGCCTGGTACTACTCTACACGCCAGAGCAGCGGCAAATGACCCGTGTAACATTGGTTATTGCACCCAGAATGGAGG CACAACCGGTGGTGGTAGTGCTACACAAGTAACTGTGAAGACTCTGGGTGAACTCACAACAGCAGCCAATGCCGCTGGACCAGCCGTCATCTTTGTCCAAGGCAGTATCTCCGGCGCAGCCAAGGTACAAGTCGGAtccgacaagaccatcatcgGAAAGACGGGTAGCT CCCTTACCGGTATTGGTCTTACGATCAACGGAAAGAAGAACGTCATCATTCGAAATATGAAGATTTCCAAAGTCGAAGCAACTTATGGTGATGCAATCACGATCCAAAAGTCCACCAATGTCTGGGTTGATCACTGTGATCTCTCTGCCGTGAGAGGTGACGACAAGGACTTCTACGACGGTTTGGTGGATCTCTCTCATGCTGCGGATTGGGTCACTATCTCACACACTTATTTACACGACCAC TCCAAGGGATCGTTGGTCGGCCACTCCGACAAGAACGCTGCCGAAGACGTGGGCACACTTCACGTCACATACGCCAACAACCACTTCAACAATGTTCGAAGCCgtggtcctcttcttcgctttgGCACAGCCCACATCTTCAA CGGATACTATGATACTATGGACACTGGTCTTAACAGTCGCATGAACGCTCAGGCACTAATCCAATCTTCAGTGTTTACCAACGTTGGAAAGAAGGCTATTTTCAGCGAGTCCAGCTCTGAGGTGGGATACGTTGTTGCAGAAGACGTTGTTCTCAATGGAGAAAGCCAGAACACTGCACCAAAAGGTACTCTGAGTGCTAGTAAGATTCCGTACAAGTTTACTCTTCTTGGATCTGGCAAGGTTGCGTCTACTGTTCCAGGGCAGGCGGGACAGAAGCTTAGTTTTTGA